Part of the Triticum urartu cultivar G1812 chromosome 2, Tu2.1, whole genome shotgun sequence genome, ACTACTATGAACTAACTAAACAagaaagaaaaaccaaaaaaaagcGAGAAATATTCTTGATTGCTTTAAGTTCGTCACGAACCGCAACTTCCATCCGAATTACGTGGGCTATCTTTTTTCATGGCACATATGGATTAATGCTTAGTGTCCTTTTACGTGTTTTCTCTTGACAAAGCAATGTGATATACATATGTTGGTCTATGGTACTTCCTGACACACTGATACAAATTAACAAGTACTTCGTTATTCATGTTTTAATCTACAAGCTCTTTTGCATAAATGAAAGAGTACCTACGGCTCTTTCCAAGGTCATGATTCAGCGCTAGAGTTAATTGCATGTTTCTGTTTGATGAATCAGGAGTACCGTTTGTGTGCCCAGTAAGAATTTTTCTTTTCTTAAGCTGACGTCCAATGAGATTAGAAAAGCGACATAGCCAAATCAGGACGACACACAGATAGTGTTGCCTGAGACGTTCTTTTCGTGGACTTCAATCAACTTCTACCAAAACACAAACGATCCCTTGCTACTACTAGGTTGCTATACTACTGCTCCTGTTACTCGAGATGGTTTTACTTTAAATTTTAGTGTGAATTCCTGCAAAAAAAGTGTTAACTAATTATTTGAAACCAAGTCCCCAGTTAAGTCCAATAAACTCTGTCCAGAATCAATTCATAGTTTTTATTATCAATGACACAAGTCCCGCAACCCAAATTCTCAGTCGACCAAGCCATATGATTCATGTCAACTATCATTTGCTCTGTAGCTAAGCACCTGCGAGGTGGCGGTCATCAGTGTGCACAACCTCATCGTTCTAATATATGtttatttttttctcccgttgctACACACCGACATAATTGCTAGTATGAGTAAGAATTACAATAAAATCTCTTAAAACATCTTCTTCATCGTATCAATTTCTACTGGAAGAAATACTCTCAAGACTTCGGTAAGAAGGCTGACGGGAGCAACGATGGTGTCATTTTTTTGTCCGCACAAATATTATCAATAAAGGTGAAAGTGTCTTAAGTCGCTCGCCCAAAAAAAATGAGAAGTCTTGATCAATAAACGTATTTGAGCCGAGGATGATTCTGTAGAAGTGCAGGTTGTCAAATCACAGTAtatagattttttttcttttgagatACAAGTGTGGTGGGCCATCGGGCAAGATGCTTAGGCGTGATCCAGGTTAGCCCAATAAACAGCCCATTATGCGACGAAGGAGAGGATTAGCGAGCGATGCCGATGCCTGCATTAGCCGACCGATTAGCGATATactccgccgccgcctgccgcccgccgccgctctcgctcacgctccaccgccgccgccaggacctccaGTGATCGCGGGACGGAGAGGAGAGGCGAGGCGGCGCAGGGCAGGGTGTGGATTGAATCTGGCGCCATCGTCCGTCCCCGATTCGCCCTCACCGCAGGCAGGGCAGGTACACAGATCCCTTTCCTTCCGTGATTGCTAGCTGCGAATTGATTTGGGTAGGTGTTCACCACCGATCTCGTCTGATCTGGCCGTCGTCTCCGTCACGCCACCAGATTGCTAATCGTTTTCGGAATCCAACTCCTCCCCTCCCTCCAAATCCAATTCCGATTCTAACACTGAGATTTTGCAGGGCGGCGGCAGGGCCATCATATAATAAATTCAAGGCTCGATCTTTCTGCCGAAACTCTTCAAGGACGCTTGATTGGTGAACACAGAGGCAGAGCTGCAGCAGGAGGAGGATTAGATAGATTACTCTGTTATTACTATTAGGTCTTCTGTCAAATCGCAGTGGGGATGTCTAATAAGCGCCGGGGATATGCCCGCGACGGCGGTGAAAAGAGGTCGCGGCGGATCAAGCATCTGTACCTCGTGTTGGATGACTGGACCAAGGGGTACAGCATCCACAAGATCCAAGCCGACAGCTTCGACTCTGACTCTGACTCTGACTCTGATGACCAGCACAGGGGCGCTGCCCGGCACCTCCCGGAGCCTCCGACCCTGCGGTTAGAGTGCCCGGTTGGCACTGTACCCCATCCCGGCATGTCGTTCTCTGCCTTGGGCACCAAGATCTCACCTTCATGTCCTCATCTACGACACCAAGACGGCCGCAATGACGATTGGCGCCCATGCCCCTGCTGACATGGTCTGTGGCTTCGGCATCACCGTGGTCGTTGATGAGATGCTCTATGCATTATCTTACCACTTCCGCGAGAAACAACACTCCTTTGGGGTCATGTCATGGGGGTCCACCGCGCCGGATGCGCTGCAACAACCAACCGAGGGCTGGTCCTGGAAGACTCTGCCGCCACCACCGCCAACGTTCCACCGCCGAGTCAACTCCTATGCACTACACCCGGATGGATGCACCATCTTTATGTCCACAGCTAACTTCATGACGGCACCTAGCAAAGGTTGCATGGGCACCTACTCATTCAACACCAAGGATTCTGTGTGGAGATGGCATGGGGAGTGGGCCTTGCCATTCAGCGGCCAAGCACACTTTGACAGGGAGCTCAACGCTTGGGTTGGCCTTCATTGGGATGGCTACATCTCTGCTTGCCAAGTTGCCTCCCCCAGCTGCCACAACACGACTCCAACGTTGCAGCTGGACTGCCAGACAACCAAGGAGAAGTTGTTCTGCAAGGACCGGAAGCCGCACATGGGAGCCTCTCTCACCTACATGGGCACGAGCAAGTTCTGCCTCGTCCAGGGAGTGGAGGAGGAACAGGCTCTCGGAGGCCATGATGGCTGTGTGCTCCATATCACCATATTTGGGCTCAAGTTCAATCACAAGGGAGAGCTGCGGATCACAGATCACCGCTCCACGCGCTCCTTCATAGTGTCTAGTCATAAAGATCACTTTATGCCTGTAGCATTTTGGATGTAGAAACCCGTTTGGCTTGTTCCAAAATCCTTGCTTGACTGTcactggttcatgttgtgctttGTCCTCCTAGAAAGTGGAATCAATAAAAAGTTCTGTTTGCTTGGAAGTTGTGCGATACTTGATCCGTGTATTCTATTTTTTGGTATGCTAGTTAttgatgtactccctccgtccaaaaataAGCGACTCGGttttgagtcacttattttgggacggagggagtattgtcACTAGATCTCTTGCTGAAACATATATATGTGGGAAGATGGCCATGGTCCTATGGTTGAACAAAACTAACATGATAGGCTGTTGGTCGGATAAAAGCGAAAGCGTGCTGGAAAATTAAGCCTGACAATTGTCTGGATGCAAAATATAGGTGACTTCATATTTCGGTTGGAATTGGTAAGGCCAAAATATTGCTAGTAGGTTTAGGTTATTgttcttttttaaaaaaaaaaaggGTTTGGGTGGCTTATTGACCATGGGTTGACAGCAGTGAAATTACCATCATATATATCATAACAAAAGATAGCACACCAATTGTTTGCTTTGATCTTGCAGGATCTGGAAGTTATCAAGAAGCTCATAGAGCGCACTTATCCATAAAGTGCGCACCACCTGCCCGATTTAATTTGGAGGCCTGATGGAGAAGGTTGCATGCTACTGTTATTTCGAAGCATGAATGTGGCACTCAGCCTTGTGTCGTAAGTCTTTTAATTCTTGCTCTGTTTTTTTTCTGGCTGTTCGTGCGTCCCATAGTTCTGAAGGAAGCACAGAGAT contains:
- the LOC125538217 gene encoding uncharacterized protein LOC125538217: MTIGAHAPADMVCGFGITVVVDEMLYALSYHFREKQHSFGVMSWGSTAPDALQQPTEGWSWKTLPPPPPTFHRRVNSYALHPDGCTIFMSTANFMTAPSKGCMGTYSFNTKDSVWRWHGEWALPFSGQAHFDRELNAWVGLHWDGYISACQVASPSCHNTTPTLQLDCQTTKEKLFCKDRKPHMGASLTYMGTSKFCLVQGVEEEQALGGHDGCVLHITIFGLKFNHKGELRITDHRSTRSFIVSSHKDHFMPVAFWM